AGAACTCAAGGTCGTGGAAATTACACAATGCAATTTTCACATTATGAGGAAGTACCAAAGAGTATAGCTGAAAAGGTACTTGCAAAATAAAAATAAGAATTAAGGAGGAAACGAAATGGCAAAGGCAAAATATGAGAGAACAAAACCACATATAAACATAGGGACAATAGGTCACGTAGACCATGGTAAGACTACATTGACAGCAGCAATAACCACTGT
This region of Xylanivirga thermophila genomic DNA includes:
- a CDS encoding GTP-binding protein, encoding MAKAKYERTKPHINIGTIGHVDHGKTTLTAAITTV